The following coding sequences are from one Thamnophis elegans isolate rThaEle1 chromosome 5, rThaEle1.pri, whole genome shotgun sequence window:
- the NEXN gene encoding nexilin isoform X1, which produces MTDVAQKTEMKELLASDDDEENSSKVEKAYVPKLIGTVKGKFAEMEKQRQEEEKKRMEEERQRRIEQDSIEKRKIQRELAKKAHEIDEQLNNSGTESTSEEGDESLLVTVVPVKANKSPGRMKISFEDREREREEQERRKIEEEKRLRYEQEKEALKEVKYFSPDVDEEESFDNETNEAPSPGKVKLTFEELERQRQEKEKKQAEEEARLRLEEEKRAYEEARQQMRNEENEDEAENSVKEFRPGKLRLTFEEIEKQRQEEEKRRAEEEARRRIEEEKKSFAEARKSMGPDDELSLMSKTASQESLTPGKLDINFEELLRQKMEEEKRRTEEERRQKLEQEKQEYELLRQEMGQEEEECETFELSSEYEELIKLKRSGSIQPKNLKKKFEKIGQLSEEETQKKIEEERARRRAMDQEIKEREAEKFQEEEEVDVKPAAKCEAPFTHKVNMKARFEQMAKAREEEEQRRIEEQKLLRMQFEQKEIDAALQKKKEEEEDEEGSIVNGSVYEDEEQQARSGAPWFKKPLKNVSVVDSEPVRFTVKITGEPKPEVTWWFEGEMLQDCEDYQYIERGETYCLYLPETFPEDEGEYMCKAVNSRGTAASTCILTIESKR; this is translated from the exons ATGACTGACGTCGCACAGAAGACAGAA ATGAAAGAACTTCTTGCttctgatgatgatgaagaaaacTCTTCTAAAGTAGAGAAAGCCTATGTTCCAAAACTTATAG GAACTGTGAAAGGAAAGTTTGCAGAAATGGAAAAGCAGaggcaagaagaagaaaagaaaaggatggaagagGAGAGACAACGAAGAATTGAACAAGAttcaatagaaaaaagaaaaattcagagGGAACTGGCCAAAAAAGCTCATGAG ATTGATGAACAGTTAAACAATTCGGGAACTGAATCGACATCAGAG GAAGGTGATGAATCACTGCTAGTTACCGTAGTTCCAGTAAAAGCTAACAAATCACCTGGAAGGATGAAAATAAGTTTTGAGgaccgagagagagaaagagaagaacaagaaagaagaaagattgaAGAAGAAAAGCGACTGAGATATGAGCAGGAAAAGGAAGCCCTAAAGGAAGTCAAATATTTTTCACCAGATGTG GATGAAGAGGAAAGCTTTGATAATGAAACCAATGAAGCTCCCTCTCCTGGTAAAGTTAAATTAACATTTGAAGAATTGGAAAGACAAagacaagagaaagagaaaaagcaagCAGAAGAGGAGGCAAGGCTTCGTTTGGAAGAGGAAAAACGCGCCTATGAGGAAGCAAGGCAACAAATG agaaatgaagaaaatgaagacGAAGCTGAAAATTCTGTCAAGGAGTTCCGTCCTGGAAAACTGAGACTAACATTTGAGGAAATAGAAAAACAAAggcaagaggaggaaaaaagaagagcaGAGGAAGAGGCCCGGCGGCGtatagaagaagagaaaaaatcaTTTGCTGAGGCAAGAAAAAGCATG GGGCCAGATGATGAACTTTCACTAATGTCAAAAACTGCATCTCAAGAATCTCTGACGCCTGGAAAACTGGATATTAATTTTGAAGAATTACTGagacaaaaaatggaagaagaaaaaagacgcACAGAAGAAGAACGCCGACAAAAACTGGAACAAGAGAAGCAAGAATATGAACTGCTcagacaagaaatgggacag GAGGAAGAGGAATGTGAAACCTTTGAGCTAAGCAGCGAATATGAGGAACTGATAAAGTTAAAAAGAAGTGGTTCAATTCAACCAAAGAACCTAAAGAAAAAATTTGAAAAAATTGGACAATTATCTGAGGAAGAAACACAAAAAAAAATCGAAGAAGAGAGAGCAAGGAGGAGAGCTATGGatcaagaaataaaagaaagagaagcagagaaatTTCAAGAG GAAGAAGAAGTTGATGTGAAGCCTGCTGCAAAATGTGAAGCTCCATTCACACACAAAGTTAACATGAAAGCTCGATTTGAACAAATGGCAAAagcaagagaagaggaagaacagaggaGAATTGAAGAACAAAAGCTGCTACGTATGCAATTTGAACAGAAAGAAATAGATGCAGCATTACAAAAG aaaaaagaggaagaggaagacgagGAAGGGAGTATTGTTAATGGCTCAGTGTATGAAGATGAAGAACAGCAAGCCCGTTCTGGTGCTCCATGGTtcaaaaagcctcttaaaaatgtATCTGTTGTGGACAGTGAACCAGTACGGTTTACTGTTAAAATAACTGGTGAACCCAAGCCAGAAGTTACATGGTGGTTTGAAGGGGAAATGTTGCAAGACTGTGAGGATTACCAATACATTGAAAGAGGAGAAACATACTGCCTTTACTTACCAGAGACCTTCCCGGAAGATGAAGGAGAATATATGTGTAAAGCGGTAAACAGTAGAGGAACAGCCGCTAGCACTTGTATTCTCACTATTGAAAGTAAGAGATAG
- the NEXN gene encoding nexilin isoform X3, whose amino-acid sequence MTDVAQKTEMKELLASDDDEENSSKVEKAYVPKLIGTVKGKFAEMEKQRQEEEKKRMEEERQRRIEQDSIEKRKIQRELAKKAHEEGDESLLVTVVPVKANKSPGRMKISFEDREREREEQERRKIEEEKRLRYEQEKEALKEVKYFSPDVDEEESFDNETNEAPSPGKVKLTFEELERQRQEKEKKQAEEEARLRLEEEKRAYEEARQQMRNEENEDEAENSVKEFRPGKLRLTFEEIEKQRQEEEKRRAEEEARRRIEEEKKSFAEARKSMGPDDELSLMSKTASQESLTPGKLDINFEELLRQKMEEEKRRTEEERRQKLEQEKQEYELLRQEMGQEEEECETFELSSEYEELIKLKRSGSIQPKNLKKKFEKIGQLSEEETQKKIEEERARRRAMDQEIKEREAEKFQEEEEVDVKPAAKCEAPFTHKVNMKARFEQMAKAREEEEQRRIEEQKLLRMQFEQKEIDAALQKKKEEEEDEEGSIVNGSVYEDEEQQARSGAPWFKKPLKNVSVVDSEPVRFTVKITGEPKPEVTWWFEGEMLQDCEDYQYIERGETYCLYLPETFPEDEGEYMCKAVNSRGTAASTCILTIESKR is encoded by the exons ATGACTGACGTCGCACAGAAGACAGAA ATGAAAGAACTTCTTGCttctgatgatgatgaagaaaacTCTTCTAAAGTAGAGAAAGCCTATGTTCCAAAACTTATAG GAACTGTGAAAGGAAAGTTTGCAGAAATGGAAAAGCAGaggcaagaagaagaaaagaaaaggatggaagagGAGAGACAACGAAGAATTGAACAAGAttcaatagaaaaaagaaaaattcagagGGAACTGGCCAAAAAAGCTCATGAG GAAGGTGATGAATCACTGCTAGTTACCGTAGTTCCAGTAAAAGCTAACAAATCACCTGGAAGGATGAAAATAAGTTTTGAGgaccgagagagagaaagagaagaacaagaaagaagaaagattgaAGAAGAAAAGCGACTGAGATATGAGCAGGAAAAGGAAGCCCTAAAGGAAGTCAAATATTTTTCACCAGATGTG GATGAAGAGGAAAGCTTTGATAATGAAACCAATGAAGCTCCCTCTCCTGGTAAAGTTAAATTAACATTTGAAGAATTGGAAAGACAAagacaagagaaagagaaaaagcaagCAGAAGAGGAGGCAAGGCTTCGTTTGGAAGAGGAAAAACGCGCCTATGAGGAAGCAAGGCAACAAATG agaaatgaagaaaatgaagacGAAGCTGAAAATTCTGTCAAGGAGTTCCGTCCTGGAAAACTGAGACTAACATTTGAGGAAATAGAAAAACAAAggcaagaggaggaaaaaagaagagcaGAGGAAGAGGCCCGGCGGCGtatagaagaagagaaaaaatcaTTTGCTGAGGCAAGAAAAAGCATG GGGCCAGATGATGAACTTTCACTAATGTCAAAAACTGCATCTCAAGAATCTCTGACGCCTGGAAAACTGGATATTAATTTTGAAGAATTACTGagacaaaaaatggaagaagaaaaaagacgcACAGAAGAAGAACGCCGACAAAAACTGGAACAAGAGAAGCAAGAATATGAACTGCTcagacaagaaatgggacag GAGGAAGAGGAATGTGAAACCTTTGAGCTAAGCAGCGAATATGAGGAACTGATAAAGTTAAAAAGAAGTGGTTCAATTCAACCAAAGAACCTAAAGAAAAAATTTGAAAAAATTGGACAATTATCTGAGGAAGAAACACAAAAAAAAATCGAAGAAGAGAGAGCAAGGAGGAGAGCTATGGatcaagaaataaaagaaagagaagcagagaaatTTCAAGAG GAAGAAGAAGTTGATGTGAAGCCTGCTGCAAAATGTGAAGCTCCATTCACACACAAAGTTAACATGAAAGCTCGATTTGAACAAATGGCAAAagcaagagaagaggaagaacagaggaGAATTGAAGAACAAAAGCTGCTACGTATGCAATTTGAACAGAAAGAAATAGATGCAGCATTACAAAAG aaaaaagaggaagaggaagacgagGAAGGGAGTATTGTTAATGGCTCAGTGTATGAAGATGAAGAACAGCAAGCCCGTTCTGGTGCTCCATGGTtcaaaaagcctcttaaaaatgtATCTGTTGTGGACAGTGAACCAGTACGGTTTACTGTTAAAATAACTGGTGAACCCAAGCCAGAAGTTACATGGTGGTTTGAAGGGGAAATGTTGCAAGACTGTGAGGATTACCAATACATTGAAAGAGGAGAAACATACTGCCTTTACTTACCAGAGACCTTCCCGGAAGATGAAGGAGAATATATGTGTAAAGCGGTAAACAGTAGAGGAACAGCCGCTAGCACTTGTATTCTCACTATTGAAAGTAAGAGATAG
- the NEXN gene encoding nexilin isoform X4 yields MYLHLLLSSFPDLCLFYIFTKILLSSSKPVQKSYVPKLRKGDIKDKFEAMQKTREEKNQRRTKEEKQRRREQYIREKEWNRRKQEMKELLASDDDEENSSKVEKAYVPKLIGTVKGKFAEMEKQRQEEEKKRMEEERQRRIEQDSIEKRKIQRELAKKAHEIDEQLNNSGTESTSEEGDESLLVTVVPVKANKSPGRMKISFEDREREREEQERRKIEEEKRLRYEQEKEALKEVKYFSPDVDEEESFDNETNEAPSPGKVKLTFEELERQRQEKEKKQAEEEARLRLEEEKRAYEEARQQMRNEENEDEAENSVKEFRPGKLRLTFEEIEKQRQEEEKRRAEEEARRRIEEEKKSFAEARKSMGPDDELSLMSKTASQESLTPGKLDINFEELLRQKMEEEKRRTEEERRQKLEQEKQEYELLRQEMGQEEEECETFELSSEYEELIKLKRSGSIQPKNLKKKFEKIGQLSEEETQKKIEEERARRRAMDQEIKEREAEKFQEEEEVDVKPAAKCEAPFTHKVNMKARFEQMAKAREEEEQRRIEEQKLLRMQFEQKEIDAALQKKKEEEEDEEGSIVNGSVYEDEEQQARSGAPWFKKPLKNVSVVDSEPVRFTVKITGEPKPEVTWWFEGEMLQDCEDYQYIERGETYCLYLPETFPEDEGEYMCKAVNSRGTAASTCILTIESKR; encoded by the exons ATGTATCTTCATTTGCTTCTGTCATCTTTTCCTGATCTTTGCCTTTTCTACATCTTCACTAAGATTCTGCTTTCTTCATCTAAACCTGTACAAAAGTCCTATGTGCCCAAACTTCGAAAAGGTGATATAAAGGATAAATTTGAAGCCATGCAGAaaacaagggaagaaaaaaatcagagacgaacaaaagaagaaaagcaaagacGAAGAGAACAATATAttagagagaaagaatggaacAGGCGAAAGCAGGAG ATGAAAGAACTTCTTGCttctgatgatgatgaagaaaacTCTTCTAAAGTAGAGAAAGCCTATGTTCCAAAACTTATAG GAACTGTGAAAGGAAAGTTTGCAGAAATGGAAAAGCAGaggcaagaagaagaaaagaaaaggatggaagagGAGAGACAACGAAGAATTGAACAAGAttcaatagaaaaaagaaaaattcagagGGAACTGGCCAAAAAAGCTCATGAG ATTGATGAACAGTTAAACAATTCGGGAACTGAATCGACATCAGAG GAAGGTGATGAATCACTGCTAGTTACCGTAGTTCCAGTAAAAGCTAACAAATCACCTGGAAGGATGAAAATAAGTTTTGAGgaccgagagagagaaagagaagaacaagaaagaagaaagattgaAGAAGAAAAGCGACTGAGATATGAGCAGGAAAAGGAAGCCCTAAAGGAAGTCAAATATTTTTCACCAGATGTG GATGAAGAGGAAAGCTTTGATAATGAAACCAATGAAGCTCCCTCTCCTGGTAAAGTTAAATTAACATTTGAAGAATTGGAAAGACAAagacaagagaaagagaaaaagcaagCAGAAGAGGAGGCAAGGCTTCGTTTGGAAGAGGAAAAACGCGCCTATGAGGAAGCAAGGCAACAAATG agaaatgaagaaaatgaagacGAAGCTGAAAATTCTGTCAAGGAGTTCCGTCCTGGAAAACTGAGACTAACATTTGAGGAAATAGAAAAACAAAggcaagaggaggaaaaaagaagagcaGAGGAAGAGGCCCGGCGGCGtatagaagaagagaaaaaatcaTTTGCTGAGGCAAGAAAAAGCATG GGGCCAGATGATGAACTTTCACTAATGTCAAAAACTGCATCTCAAGAATCTCTGACGCCTGGAAAACTGGATATTAATTTTGAAGAATTACTGagacaaaaaatggaagaagaaaaaagacgcACAGAAGAAGAACGCCGACAAAAACTGGAACAAGAGAAGCAAGAATATGAACTGCTcagacaagaaatgggacag GAGGAAGAGGAATGTGAAACCTTTGAGCTAAGCAGCGAATATGAGGAACTGATAAAGTTAAAAAGAAGTGGTTCAATTCAACCAAAGAACCTAAAGAAAAAATTTGAAAAAATTGGACAATTATCTGAGGAAGAAACACAAAAAAAAATCGAAGAAGAGAGAGCAAGGAGGAGAGCTATGGatcaagaaataaaagaaagagaagcagagaaatTTCAAGAG GAAGAAGAAGTTGATGTGAAGCCTGCTGCAAAATGTGAAGCTCCATTCACACACAAAGTTAACATGAAAGCTCGATTTGAACAAATGGCAAAagcaagagaagaggaagaacagaggaGAATTGAAGAACAAAAGCTGCTACGTATGCAATTTGAACAGAAAGAAATAGATGCAGCATTACAAAAG aaaaaagaggaagaggaagacgagGAAGGGAGTATTGTTAATGGCTCAGTGTATGAAGATGAAGAACAGCAAGCCCGTTCTGGTGCTCCATGGTtcaaaaagcctcttaaaaatgtATCTGTTGTGGACAGTGAACCAGTACGGTTTACTGTTAAAATAACTGGTGAACCCAAGCCAGAAGTTACATGGTGGTTTGAAGGGGAAATGTTGCAAGACTGTGAGGATTACCAATACATTGAAAGAGGAGAAACATACTGCCTTTACTTACCAGAGACCTTCCCGGAAGATGAAGGAGAATATATGTGTAAAGCGGTAAACAGTAGAGGAACAGCCGCTAGCACTTGTATTCTCACTATTGAAAGTAAGAGATAG
- the NEXN gene encoding nexilin isoform X2 has translation MTDVAQKTEMKELLASDDDEENSSKVEKAYVPKLIGTVKGKFAEMEKQRQEEEKKRMEEERQRRIEQDSIEKRKIQRELAKKAHEIDEQLNNSGTESTSEEGDESLLVTVVPVKANKSPGRMKISFEDREREREEQERRKIEEEKRLRYEQEKEALKEVKYFSPDVDEEESFDNETNEAPSPGKVKLTFEELERQRQEKEKKQAEEEARLRLEEEKRAYEEARQQMRNEENEDEAENSVKEFRPGKLRLTFEEIEKQRQEEEKRRAEEEARRRIEEEKKSFAEARKSMGPDDELSLMSKTASQESLTPGKLDINFEELLRQKMEEEKRRTEEERRQKLEQEKQEYELLRQEMGQEEEECETFELSSEYEELIKLKRSGSIQPKNLKKKFEKIGQLSEEETQKKIEEERARRRAMDQEIKEREAEKFQEEEVDVKPAAKCEAPFTHKVNMKARFEQMAKAREEEEQRRIEEQKLLRMQFEQKEIDAALQKKKEEEEDEEGSIVNGSVYEDEEQQARSGAPWFKKPLKNVSVVDSEPVRFTVKITGEPKPEVTWWFEGEMLQDCEDYQYIERGETYCLYLPETFPEDEGEYMCKAVNSRGTAASTCILTIESKR, from the exons ATGACTGACGTCGCACAGAAGACAGAA ATGAAAGAACTTCTTGCttctgatgatgatgaagaaaacTCTTCTAAAGTAGAGAAAGCCTATGTTCCAAAACTTATAG GAACTGTGAAAGGAAAGTTTGCAGAAATGGAAAAGCAGaggcaagaagaagaaaagaaaaggatggaagagGAGAGACAACGAAGAATTGAACAAGAttcaatagaaaaaagaaaaattcagagGGAACTGGCCAAAAAAGCTCATGAG ATTGATGAACAGTTAAACAATTCGGGAACTGAATCGACATCAGAG GAAGGTGATGAATCACTGCTAGTTACCGTAGTTCCAGTAAAAGCTAACAAATCACCTGGAAGGATGAAAATAAGTTTTGAGgaccgagagagagaaagagaagaacaagaaagaagaaagattgaAGAAGAAAAGCGACTGAGATATGAGCAGGAAAAGGAAGCCCTAAAGGAAGTCAAATATTTTTCACCAGATGTG GATGAAGAGGAAAGCTTTGATAATGAAACCAATGAAGCTCCCTCTCCTGGTAAAGTTAAATTAACATTTGAAGAATTGGAAAGACAAagacaagagaaagagaaaaagcaagCAGAAGAGGAGGCAAGGCTTCGTTTGGAAGAGGAAAAACGCGCCTATGAGGAAGCAAGGCAACAAATG agaaatgaagaaaatgaagacGAAGCTGAAAATTCTGTCAAGGAGTTCCGTCCTGGAAAACTGAGACTAACATTTGAGGAAATAGAAAAACAAAggcaagaggaggaaaaaagaagagcaGAGGAAGAGGCCCGGCGGCGtatagaagaagagaaaaaatcaTTTGCTGAGGCAAGAAAAAGCATG GGGCCAGATGATGAACTTTCACTAATGTCAAAAACTGCATCTCAAGAATCTCTGACGCCTGGAAAACTGGATATTAATTTTGAAGAATTACTGagacaaaaaatggaagaagaaaaaagacgcACAGAAGAAGAACGCCGACAAAAACTGGAACAAGAGAAGCAAGAATATGAACTGCTcagacaagaaatgggacag GAGGAAGAGGAATGTGAAACCTTTGAGCTAAGCAGCGAATATGAGGAACTGATAAAGTTAAAAAGAAGTGGTTCAATTCAACCAAAGAACCTAAAGAAAAAATTTGAAAAAATTGGACAATTATCTGAGGAAGAAACACAAAAAAAAATCGAAGAAGAGAGAGCAAGGAGGAGAGCTATGGatcaagaaataaaagaaagagaagcagagaaatTTCAAGAG GAAGAAGTTGATGTGAAGCCTGCTGCAAAATGTGAAGCTCCATTCACACACAAAGTTAACATGAAAGCTCGATTTGAACAAATGGCAAAagcaagagaagaggaagaacagaggaGAATTGAAGAACAAAAGCTGCTACGTATGCAATTTGAACAGAAAGAAATAGATGCAGCATTACAAAAG aaaaaagaggaagaggaagacgagGAAGGGAGTATTGTTAATGGCTCAGTGTATGAAGATGAAGAACAGCAAGCCCGTTCTGGTGCTCCATGGTtcaaaaagcctcttaaaaatgtATCTGTTGTGGACAGTGAACCAGTACGGTTTACTGTTAAAATAACTGGTGAACCCAAGCCAGAAGTTACATGGTGGTTTGAAGGGGAAATGTTGCAAGACTGTGAGGATTACCAATACATTGAAAGAGGAGAAACATACTGCCTTTACTTACCAGAGACCTTCCCGGAAGATGAAGGAGAATATATGTGTAAAGCGGTAAACAGTAGAGGAACAGCCGCTAGCACTTGTATTCTCACTATTGAAAGTAAGAGATAG